TCCAGCCCACCGACTAGAACTTAGATTTCACATCCATGTCGCTAAATCTCTTCGTTTTCGTcctcaacatctccgccttctcatccaaaGTCATACCGACCTGATCCCCCATCGGAACCAAGCATTTGGCAAGGTACTTATAGTCCTTCCGCATCAACTGAATCGTGATCATGATATAGTCGATATTACGAAACACGAGTGCATGTTCCTCCGCGTAGCGATCCTTCTGCTGGAGAAGTGAAACAGGATGGTCACGCCAGTGTCGCAGCGGGTTCAAGTGGTGCGACGTGTGGTAGCCGTCGTTGTAGCAGAAGCGGTTGCTCTGTGACATGGATCAGTATACAGCGCATATATaattatacatatatattgAATTGCACTCACCGGTACATCTATCAGGGTAATGCTTGAGCGAAAGTCCGAGTTCGGGtcgacctcgtcaacaaAGGCATGCTGGCCCCAGTTCCCGACCATCAAGCCCACGCGCAGCTGCAAGAGTGGCAACATGAAAACAAACAGTGTAGCCCTCCAGTTAACGTAGTTCCAGAGGACATAAAGGGCAAGGTAGTTGCCCAACTCCCAGAACGCGGCCTTGGCAGCCATAACCGTTTTCCCTTTCCGGAAGAAGTAAAGCGGTAGCTCCAGCCaaatgaaaaagaagaagcgaccGACGTAGCACAGAAAATCGCCGAGCTCGTCTCGTTGATATCGGATCGTCGAGGAAAGATCATCGGGCCCGTTCCCTTCAACGTGGTGGTGCTTGACGTGGTGATAGTAATAGGAGTTCCAGGTATGTCCCATCAACGGGTTTGTGATATACGGGAAAACCCCGTCGAACCACCAGAGGCTCTTCTTTAAAATCCCCCCCATATGGATATGCTGGTGCATCATAAGTGTATAAGTCCCCACAAAGTAGGTCTGCATGATCCAGTGGGCGACACCGTGAGCCCAGTGGAAGTTtcgaaaaagaagaattgCACTCGGGACAGATGTCGTGAAATAGAGAATTAAATGTGTGAGCATTACCACGTCTGTCTCAACACGAACGAGCTGCCTTGCGACCTTCACATAGGTCTGCAGGATCGATTTAACTACTTTGGGCAGCTTTTCAAGGTCTTTCACATCCCACGTCACGAAGACGGTGGGCTCAAACTCAGCATCCTGAGCATTATTGAGAGCCTTCAGTTTCTGTATTGTGTCTTCATCGGAATTTTGGCTGGCCCCATTTTGTGTAGCTAATCAAGTCAGCACGAGGATCCTTGGGTCCTTTAGGTATACTTCGGGGTACATGGCCGAGTGGCATACGCTTTTTTGTCCGGTTCCGCGCACCCAAGGCGGAATCCTTTTTCTCCGGCTTAGCGGGCTCGGCATCGTGCAGGAGATTCTTTAGAACCAATAAATCCGGCTCGGTTAGGTTCGGGTCTATAAAATTCGAGGGATCCATGATGGAAGCATGGAGTGTTGCGACGGTGAATAATGGAAGGAAGTGCTGTCAAAATGGCAAGGGGAAATCTACGGAAATGGGCCCATCCGGTCAGGGGCCAGAATTCATTAGTGCGGCTCAACAAAAGAGGGCCTTTGACGCGCCGTTTACTAGTCTAAGCACTTTCAATCTCGAGTATCTCAATGAAGAATATCTATACCAAGAGGCCATCCGTACAATAGTTCCACAAACAGACCAATTAGAGACTGAAACGGGCTGAAGGCAGGGTTCCCTTgcttttttaatagtatgCGACCAGGCCTGTGCTTAGTAATATCTACATGCCACTGGGAGACTAGGTAGGTGTATGATCGACGTCGACTCAAATTAGGGATTCATAACTATACCAGTAAGAGAGGATTGGAATGTACTCCAGAGTAGACTCTTACAGAAGCAAATCAATCTAGAACTCCATATGAGCTGGATGCTTCAGGCAAAGCCATGGTAGTGACATCACGGGCATTGCACATGACACGACCAATAAGAACCCTGCTACGGATCTCCCCCACGCGCCGATAAAAAAAAttggcggggaagaaaaagctCGAGAATTGCAATCAAACAAACGCAAACACGAGCATTGAATTGTGAGGGAGTCACCTAATCGGTCTGAATTGACTCCTACACCCTGCGTCAAATCCTAATCCTTGAACCTCAAACACGgaccaccacctccgcaTAATGCCTCTCTCAAACCTGCAGGGGGTCAAGCTCCCCGCTTCGGCCGACTTCCACGGTGCGTATACTTAAACGCCCGCTATCATCCTGGACTATAGACTGACGAGTTGCTAAGTCCATCTTCGCGATGGCGACATGATGGAGCTGGTTACTCCCACCATCAGACAAGGTGGTGTCAACACTGTTTTTGTCATGGTAAGGAAATAGCTTAGGGGGgagaatgatgatgatgatgaacagTTGCATTGAGAACGCCAAATAACATGCTATAGCCCAATCTTGTACCGCCAATTACTACGGTTGACCGCGCGCTCGAGTACAAGCAGCGTTTACAGGCCATTGAGCCCAACGTAAATTTCCTCATGTCTCTTTACCTCCATGAGACTATTACGCCGGAAACCATCATCGATGCCAAGAAGCGTGGTATCACCGGCGTCAAGAGTTATCCGGCAGGTGTAACTACCAACTCCTCTGCTGGTGTCGTCGATTATGCGCAGTTCTATCCCGTGTTTGCGGAGATGGAACGTCAGGGAATAATCCTTAATCTGCATGGGGAGGTTCCCTCCCAAGGCGATGTGACCGTGCTGTCAGCGGAGGAGCGCTTCCTTCCCACCCTTTTGCAGCTGCACGAGAAGTTCCCCAAACTTCGGATTATCCTGGAGCATTgtaccaccgccgccgcagtcgAAGCTGTCAAGAAATGCGGCCCGACTGTTGCAGGAACAAGTAACTCAAACCTCCCACTGCATATATAACCTTTGTGAATCTTGTCTAACCACCACCGTAGTAACTGCTCACCACCTGTCGATTATCATTGACTCCTGGGCTGGCGACcctttctgcttctgcaagCCTGTCGCCAAAACACCTGCCGATCGAGACGCCCTTCTGcgcgccgcagcctccgGCAACCCTAAGTTCTTTTTTGGCTCAGATAGCGCACCACACCCCGCAGCATCCaagcgaggaggagagaagataGCTGCCGGTGTGTTCACTCAGCCATATACGACTCAGCTCGTGGTCGACGCCTTCGAGCAGGCCTGCCAAAATGGTGTCTTGAAAGAGCAAGATATCACGCCCGAGATTGTCCAAGGTTTCATGAGCAAATATGGCCGCGCATTCTATGGCCTCGAGAGTGAGCAAAAGGAGTTCATCACcctggaaaagaaagacgagAAGGTCGTAAACATCCTAAAATCGGACAAGGTGGATGTTGTCCCCTTTAGAAGGGATCAGCAGA
This region of Aspergillus puulaauensis MK2 DNA, chromosome 5, nearly complete sequence genomic DNA includes:
- a CDS encoding dihydroorotase (BUSCO:EOG092649QJ;~COG:F;~EggNog:ENOG410PGPI;~InterPro:IPR004721,IPR006680,IPR002195,IPR032466;~MEROPS:MER0061068;~PFAM:PF01979;~go_function: GO:0004151 - dihydroorotase activity [Evidence IEA];~go_function: GO:0016787 - hydrolase activity [Evidence IEA];~go_function: GO:0016812 - hydrolase activity, acting on carbon-nitrogen (but not peptide) bonds, in cyclic amides [Evidence IEA];~go_process: GO:0019856 - pyrimidine nucleobase biosynthetic process [Evidence IEA]), producing the protein MPLSNLQGVKLPASADFHVHLRDGDMMELVTPTIRQGGVNTVFVMPNLVPPITTVDRALEYKQRLQAIEPNVNFLMSLYLHETITPETIIDAKKRGITGVKSYPAGVTTNSSAGVVDYAQFYPVFAEMERQGIILNLHGEVPSQGDVTVLSAEERFLPTLLQLHEKFPKLRIILEHCTTAAAVEAVKKCGPTVAGTITAHHLSIIIDSWAGDPFCFCKPVAKTPADRDALLRAAASGNPKFFFGSDSAPHPAASKRGGEKIAAGVFTQPYTTQLVVDAFEQACQNGVLKEQDITPEIVQGFMSKYGRAFYGLESEQKEFITLEKKDEKVVNILKSDKVDVVPFRRDQQTWSVTWSA
- a CDS encoding fatty acid desaturase (COG:I;~EggNog:ENOG410PK9C;~InterPro:IPR005804;~PFAM:PF00487;~TransMembrane:4 (i116-136o142-162i231-251o271-294i);~go_process: GO:0006629 - lipid metabolic process [Evidence IEA]); amino-acid sequence: MDPSNFIDPNLTEPDLLVLKNLLHDAEPAKPEKKDSALGARNRTKKPTQNGASQNSDEDTIQKLKALNNAQDAEFEPTVFVTWDVKDLEKLPKVVKSILQTYVKVARQLVRVETDVVMLTHLILYFTTSVPSAILLFRNFHWAHGVAHWIMQTYFVGTYTLMMHQHIHMGGILKKSLWWFDGVFPYITNPLMGHTWNSYYYHHVKHHHVEGNGPDDLSSTIRYQRDELGDFLCYVGRFFFFIWLELPLYFFRKGKTVMAAKAAFWELGNYLALYVLWNYVNWRATLFVFMLPLLQLRVGLMVGNWGQHAFVDEVDPNSDFRSSITLIDVPSNRFCYNDGYHTSHHLNPLRHWRDHPVSLLQQKDRYAEEHALVFRNIDYIMITIQLMRKDYKYLAKCLVPMGDQVGMTLDEKAEMLRTKTKRFSDMDVKSKF